From one Solanum stenotomum isolate F172 chromosome 12, ASM1918654v1, whole genome shotgun sequence genomic stretch:
- the LOC125846230 gene encoding uncharacterized protein LOC125846230 isoform X3, producing the protein MSSQGQMIHKWESLKQDIWNAVRILLPDPQVLFSLLSSLNEFYKGFEQRSKRPADSEIGDKLSIRKKLKIDAANEDTDIIVGGVSYSPDAALSLDGESIINVDDMDDSKDDTYFVKLITELWSLHSSPLPDSTIEDTEVLFYAKLLNVLTIYYKTMPKMLEGLFDFFKILPNNLLALPTMLQQTLLSLLQEHVGWSSKCEIATRVHSQMYKHLLPFLDLLMFSPNRDIKDQAYILAKTSMYSTGAFDKNPKEICSWFFFIPGYSKDNMLGGGVGCDIYRKLSSPVLLFLRDAVIESGNKLFCYSDLLRSSLSSIPDIKDISPDFSPFTICILDRCLTLATAETGAFSASEKSMVSSYVCNTLKYLLETQGDPLLLSSIIDVKLSEKLDAPYDLDDSQCPCEWRPFKRLLHLSRKILQGTYRISSNIKEAVYTESSFTCTVGEVQRLLKSESDSSLVGLTIGFCFSIACTTSAEIIQNFPSIVSVSNKLLGVPLSLLMQLFFSEPSLLNDASKRWPEIFFTGMERALARLSGGRTMDYESDAFSIFLEHAPFHVLFPAVLYIDGLDLLDQSGLQSLLLAKLSEKTSDHLLSCFRYLLFWLSQTQLSYRHEQFEGLEKLSAACFLLLSGMLKKLLAEKSNSCGVDTCSPFSTYFIEELVVTILDHPAVVAVLEYPSPVNSDFACGTIKDSVDQFVESVKLKICKTDHHVLNLVKATSEFWLSFCFGQSSSSEVYHANKHVVSSFKNVVKKLVLTFRLKMNECMKSKNLIPLVPVLYALHSLIHFISPFEVLELAHWILSLIDLEDRSVWLTSALCVGLHIAGSAFDHLAAYMWQPQEKIPICLFWGIQQEQNDVILYEKVLLQVYDIATRFELDVADACLLKAVKVVKVRKSMQKQSHLFLKDTCRAVANTHVNILSHCMLKITKRKAEILFLVADISPLHLSVFGKLFSDRMNKYVVVKPCTVPPICDFSDEDALMLLPTVILYLNSIPAKFGGQLCMLHEHIASFYWDILKQGFSIWKSYVSREIFKVEYFENLSMEDFPNLVSGSLLANTVLVVQLFFELRGDLVKVKKRLSIFNSVCSSDCSDLLEFDLTQDGSYSVEESLNVVNRTVAKIRLCIALLFPEKGKFPSLLKKNAEVIASEDCPILDLTRIRFLNLLVQSWQLIVKRCSLNVVDFRQMEVGSCSIFRYLEVYILKNVTEITREMHGCLLNLESLPFVEQLGKSSLLHRFYDPLTLGMLRAIISSVSEGKFSCISIIQLLLAHSQFAATMHSSHISAGHSHFGMIFTPLPSIMRSYVQFADLDAYDLKDSCKLSEERARQLELVKLLRLLFQIRARQCDINNVEDIGINLRELLFLLLSSYGASMSVIDLEIYSLMDEINSTNDLGEGSVAKLDYLWGSALLKVRKENELEQTISSNLSEAEAIDDYRRIRFRENIPIDPKVCATTVLYFPYDRTVGPGILKEPKKDYPDFGYEVHYADAEKLRVYDPIFILHFSVHCLSMGFIEPLEFASLGLLAIAVVSISSPDDDMRKLGYEVLGRFKSVLERCQKRKDVMRLRLLMSYLQNGIEEPWQKISSVTAIFVAEASYVLLDPSHDHYSAISKYLIRSPNANMKGIPLFQTFFWSISTNFITERLWMLRLLCSGLNVDDDAQIYIRNAIFETLFSFYVSPISDHESKELIVQIVRKSVRIPKMGRYLVEQCGLISWSSCVVSSLSWSQCRRNSLVELTVILEALNEVVLSRHTVEWMQKYALEQLVELSCNLYKMLIEGVERLKVNTQLVKLILQILRSALRISQKRKVYQPHFTLSVESLLQLCEVVDECCDGWQSLVAQIGLEAVLMSTPPVTILQMDKEKVSKFVRWATLTALQSNIEEVHGLENFDCIMRLQSDEESDDSLISKLVRWLAASVIVGKHSLKFSNLDLCHSFDRSKLNNLLSLMEWDDQRCSSTSRTFTCEETLASSVFFLQQLQRTNYTVLPSVVSALCLLLSSSLSCTETDILGDDAIQLATLFSKINCPAEAYPTWRWSFYQPWKDQSSELSDAAKLETNQACEMLLVVISKLLGRNSLYSNFLSFQDVDKLGVFDWERHILKPQ; encoded by the exons ATGTCTTcccaaggtcaaatgatccacAAATGGGAGTCCCTCAAGCAAGATATCTGGAATGCAGTTCGGATTTTGCTCCCTGATCCTCAAGTTCTGTTCTCGTTGCTCTCTTCACTGAACGAATTTTACAAAGGTTTTGAGCAACGCTCGAAAAGACCTGCAGATTCTGAAATAGGAGATAAGCTGAGTATTAGGAAGAAGCTGAAAATTGACGCTGCAAATGAGGATACAGATATCATTGTAGGGGGGGTTAGTTACTCCCCTGATGCAGCTCTGTCCCTGGATGGTGAATCAATCATAAATGTAGATGACATGGATGATTCTAAAGATGACACTTATTTTGTAAAGCTTATAACAGAACTCTGGAGTTTGCATTCTTCTCCCTTGCCAGACTCTACTATAGAAGACACAGAAGTGCTATTCTATGCGAAGTTGCTTAATGTCTTAACAATATATTAT AAAACAATGCCTAAGATGTTGGAAGGATTATTTGATTTCTTCAAAATTCTACCAAACAACCTGCTGGCTTTACCAACTATGTTGCAGCAAACTCTGTTATCTCTGCTCCAAGAACATGTTGGTTGGTCCTCTAAATGCGAAATTGCAACAAGAGTTCACTCACAAATGTACAAGCATTTGCTTCCATTTCTGGACTTGTTAATGTTTTCACCCAACAGAGACATTAAAGATCAAGCGTACATTCTAGCAAAGACATCAATGTATAGTACTGGTGCATTTGACAAAAACCCAAAGGAAATTTGTTCATGGTTCTTCTTTATTCCTGGGTACAGCAAAGACAACATGCTTGGAGGAGGAGTAGGGTGTGATATCTACAGAAAATTGTCTTCACCTGTTCTTCTTTTCTTACGTGATGCTGTAATTGAGTCTGGCAATAAGTTATTCTGTTATTCGGATCTTTTAAGGTCTTCTTTGAGTAGCATACCAGACATCAAAG ATATATCTCCTGATTTCAGCCCTTTCACAATCTGCATCTTGGATAGGTGCCTAACATTGGCAACTGCTGAAACTGGTGCTTTTTCTGCTTCCGAGAAGTCGATGGTTTCGTCATATGTTTGCAATACCTTAAAGTATCTTCTGGAGACTCAG GGGGACCCATTACTTTTGTCTTCAATAATTGATGTGAAGTTGTCTGAGAAACTTGATGCTCCATATGacttggatgattctcaatgtCCCTGCGAGTGGAGGCCATTCAAGAGATTGCTACATTTGTCACGGAAAATTTTGCAGGGAACTTACAGAATATCTTCCAACATCAAGGAAGCTGTGTATACCGAAAGTTCTTTTACCTGTACTGTCGGTGAAGTCCAAAGATTGCTTAAGAGTGAGTCTGATAGTAGTCTGGTTGGATTGACCATTGGGTTTTGCTTTTCAATTGCTTGCACAACATCAGCTGAGATAATACAGAATTTCCCTTCGATAGTATCTGTCTCGAATAAATTGCTCGGGGTCCCTCTGTCACTGTTGATGCAACTATTTTTTTCAGAACCTAGTCTTCTGAATGATGCTTCTAAGAGATGGCCAGAAATCTTCTTCACGGGTATGGAAAGGGCCTTAGCTAGATTAAGTGGTGGGAGAACAATGGACTACGAGTCTGATgcattttctatatttttggagCATGCACCTTTTCATGTTCTCTTTCCAGCTGTTCTGTATATTGATGGACTGGATTTGTTGGATCAATCAGGATTGCAAAGCTTGCTTCTGGCAAAGCTTTCAGAGAAGACATCTGATCATCTTCTTTCCTGTTTCCGCTATTTACTCTTTTGGTTGAGTCAAACTCAGTTATCCTATAGACATGAGCAATTTGAGGGACTTGAAAAACTTTCCGCAGCTTGCTTCCTTCTCCTAAGCGGCATGTTGAAAAAATTGTTGGCTGAAAAATCCAATTCTTGTGGTGTAGACACCTGTAGTCCTTTCTCAACTTACTTTATTGAAGAGTTGGTTGTAACTATCCTTGATCACCCTGCTGTGGTAGCTGTGCTGGAGTACCCATCCCCTGTTAACAGTGATTTTGCATGTGGAACAATTAAGGACAGTGTAGACCAGTTTGTTGAATCAGTTAAACTGAAAATTTGCAAGACGGATCATCATGTGCTTAATTTGGTAAAAGCTACTTCTGAGTTCTGGTTGTCTTTCTGCTTTGGCCAAAGCTCCTCATCTGAAGTTTATCATGCCAATAAACACGTTGTTAGTTCATTCAAAAATGTGGTAAAGAAACTGGTTCTGACATTTAGGCTCAAGATGAACGAATGCATGAAGTCTAAGAACTTAATACCTTTAGTTCCTGTACTATATGCTCTACATAGTTTGATTCATTTCATATCTCCCTTTGAGGTGCTTGAATTGGCCCATTGGATTCTGTCTTTGATTGACCTTGAGGATCGTTCTGTTTGGCTGACTTCAGCTCTCTGTGTTGGATTACACATTGCTGGTTCTGCATTTGATCATCTGGCGGCATACATGTGGCAGCCACAAGAAAAAATCCCCATCTGCTTGTTTTGGGGAATTCAGCAGGAACAAAATGATGTCATCCTCTATGAGAAAGTTCTTTTGCAAGTATATGATATTGCCACTCgatttgaacttgatgttgCTGATGCCTGTCTGCTAAAAGCTGTAAAAGTTGTGAAAGTACGTAAATCTATGCAGAAGCAAAGCCATCTTTTTCTTAAGGATACATGTAGAGCTGTGGCTAACACTCATGTCAATATCCTTTCTCATTGCATGCTCAAAATAACCAAAAGAAAAGCTGAAATCTTGTTTCTTGTTGCTGATATAAGCCCTCTGCATCTATCTGTATTCGGGAAGTTATTTTCAGACAGGATGAATAAATATGTGGTAGTCAAGCCTTGTACAGTACCACCAATTTGTGATTTTTCTGATGAAGACGCACTGATGCTTCTTCCCACTGTTATCCTGTACTTGAACTCAATTCCTGCAAAATTTGGGGGCCAGCTTTGCATGCTTCATGAGCATATAGCTTCTTTTTATTGGGACATACTCAAACAAGGTTTCTCTATCTGGAAAAGTTATGTTTCCAGGGAGATATTTAAGGTAGAATATTTTGAAAACCTGTCAATGGAAGATTTTCCGAATCTTGTCTCAGGTAGCCTTCTCGCGAATACTGTTCTTGTAGTCCAATTGTTCTTTGAATTAAGAGGTGATTTGGTGAAAGTGAAAAAACGCTTGAGTATATTCAATTCTGTTTGCTCAAGTGATTGTAGTGATCTGCTGGAGTTCGATCTCACTCAAGATGGTTCTTATTCAGTCGAAGAGTCTTTGAATGTTGTCAACAGGACTGTTGCAAAAATACGTTTGTGCATTGCCCTTTTATTCCCCGAGAAGGGAAAGTTTCCGTCTCTGCTGAAGAAAAACGCAGAAGTGATTGCTTCAGAAGATTGCCCCATTTTAGACTTGACAAGAATCCGGTTTCTGAACTTGCTAGTTCAATCCTGGCAGCTTATCGTCAAGAGATGCTCTTTGAACGTTGTTGACTTCAGGCAAATGGAAGTTGGAAGCTGTTCCATATTTAGATATTTGGAAGTATATATTCTAAAAAATGTAACGGAAATAACAAGGGAGATGCATGGTTGTCTTCTGAATTTGGAATCTCTTCCATTTGTAGAGCAACTTGGTAAGTCATCTCTTCTGCATAGGTTTTACGATCCTTTGACACTGGGGATGCTCCGAGCTATTATCTCATCAGTATCTGAGGGGAAGTTCTCTTGCATTTCAATTATTCAACTGTTGCTTGCACATTCTCAATTTGCAGCTACCATGCATTCTTCTCACATCTCAGCTGGTCATTCTCACTTTGGGATGATATTTACTCCGTTGCCTAGCATCATGAGATCATATGTTCAATTTGCTGATTTAGATGCCTATGATTTAAAAGATAGTTGTAAACTATCTGAGGAACGTGCTCGGCAGTTAGAACTCGTGAAGTTGCTTAGGTTGCTTTTCCAAATCAGGGCCCGACAATGTGATATTAATAATGTAGAAGACATTGGAATAAATTTGAGGGAATTGCTCTTCTTGCTATTATCTTCTTATGGTGCTAGTATGAGTGTGATTGACTTGGAGATATACAGCTTAATGGATGAGATCAATTCGACTAATGACTTGGGCGAAGGAAGTGTGGCTAAATTAGATTATCTATGGGGTAGTGCTCTGCTGAAAGtcagaaaagaaaatgaactgGAGCAGACTATCTCTAGTAATTTGAGTGAAGCTGAAGCAATTGATGATTACCGCAGGATCCGCTTCAGAGAAAACATTCCCATAGACCCCAAAGTTTGTGCAACTACTGTGCTTTATTTCCCATATGATAGAACAGTTGGTCCAGGGATTCTCAAAGAACCTAAAAAAGATTATCCTGACTTTGGATATGAG GTACATTATGCAGATGCCGAGAAACTCCGTGTGTATGATCCCATTTTTATTTTGCACTTCTCAGTTCACTGTCTTTCTATGGGGTTTATTGAGCCCTTGGAGTTTGCAAGCTTAGGCTTGCTTGCGATTGCTGTTGTCAGTATATCTTCACCTGATGATGACATGAGGAAACTAGGTTACGAGGTTCTTGGAAGATTCAAGAGTGTACTGGAG AGATGTCAGAAGAGGAAGGATGTGATGCGACTTCGTCTCCTAATGTCGTACTTGCAAAATGGTATTGAAGAGCCTTGGCAGAAGATTTCATCCGTAACTGCCATATTTGTTGCAGAGGCTTCTTATGTACTTTTGGATCCTTCACATGACCATTATTCAGCAATAAGTAAATATCTGATCCGCTCTCCAAATGCAAATATGAAG GGTATTCCATTGTTCCAGACTTTTTTCTGGAGTATCTCAACTAATTTCATAACAGAGAGGTTGTGGATGCTACGTCTATTATGCTCAGGATTGAATGTGGATGACGATGCTCAAATATACATCAGAAATGCCATTTTTGAGACCCTTTTCAGtttttatgtttctcccattTCTGATCATGAATCGAAGGAGTTGATTGTTCAG ATAGTGAGGAAGTCTGTCAGAATACCTAAAATGGGCAGGTACTTGGTTGAACAGTGTGGCTTGATCTCATGGTCATCCTGTGTTGTTTCATCTCTTTCTTGGAGTCAATGCAGAAGAAATTCATTGGTTGAGTTGACTGTTATACTGGAG GCCCTAAATGAAGTTGTTTTGTCGAGACACACTGTTGAGTGGATGCAGAAATATGCCTTGGAGCAGCTTGTGGAACTCTCTTGCAATCTATACAAGATGCTAATTGAAGGTGTTGAAAGGCTTAAAGTAAATACTCAACTTGTTAAACTGATTCTACAAATATTGAGATCAGCATTGAGGATATCCCAAAAGAGGAAAGTTTATCAACCACATTTCACACTCTCCGTTGAGAGTTTACTTCAGTTATGTGAAGTTGTTGATGAATGCTGTGATGGATGGCAAAGTCTTGTTGCACAGATTGGACTTGAAGCTGTACTAATGAGCACTCCTCCAGTAACTATTTTGCAAATG GACAAGGAAAAAGTTTCCAAATTTGTTCGGTGGGCAACTTTAACTGCTTTGCAGTCAAATATTGAAGAAGTCCATGGGCTGGAAAATTTTGATTGCATTATGAGACTGCAATCCGATGAAGAATCAGACGATTCTCTGATATCAAAGCTTGTTCGCTGGCTGGCTGCATCAGTGATTGTAGGAAAGCATTCCCTCAAATTCAGTAATTTGGACCTCTGTCATTCTTTTGACAGATCTAAGCTCAATAACCTGCTCTCTCTAATGGAATGGGACGATCAAAGATGTAGCAGTACCAGCAGGACATTTACATGTGAAGAAACATTAGCCTCATCAGTCTTTTTTCTGCAACAGCTACAACGCACAAACTACACAGTGCTTCCATCTGTCGTTTCTGcactttgtcttcttctttcttctagTCTTTCGTGCACAG AAACAGACATCTTAGGCGATGATGCAATTCAGTTGGCAACCCTCTTCTCCAAGATTAATTGCCCTGCTGAAGCTTATCCTACCTGGAGATG GTCATTTTACCAGCCATGGAAAGATCAGTCTTCTGAGCTAAGTGATGCAGCAAAATTGGAAACAAATCAGGCTTGTGAAATGCTTCTTGTTGTAATCTCAAAGTTGTTAGGAAGAAATTCATTATACTCCAACTTCCTTTCCTTTCAGGATGTAGACAAGTTGGGTGTCTTTGATTGGGAAAGACACATCCTTAAACCTCAgtaa